One segment of Bacillus alkalisoli DNA contains the following:
- a CDS encoding ribonuclease HII, with protein MGNLTIKEIQALLQNAKDESDPTLTTIKIDPRKGVQQLYKKWEKEKLRAEELHTQFENMLAYEKELRRNGIKYIAGIDEVGRGPLAGPVVAAAVILKEDFYLPGLTDSKKLSPAKRETFYEYIIDNALAYGIGVVPAKEIDTVNIYEATKIAMIKAIKELPIEPEHLLIDAMKLPIGISQTSIIKGDATSISIAASSVLAKETRDRYMKNLGETHPSYGFENHMGYGTKEHLEAIETHGIISEHRKSFAPIKSYVS; from the coding sequence ATGGGAAATTTAACAATAAAAGAAATACAAGCCCTACTACAAAACGCAAAAGATGAATCAGATCCAACACTAACGACAATAAAAATAGATCCCCGAAAAGGTGTACAACAACTTTATAAAAAATGGGAAAAAGAAAAACTACGAGCAGAAGAGCTACATACGCAGTTTGAAAATATGCTGGCTTATGAAAAAGAACTGAGAAGAAATGGTATTAAATATATTGCTGGAATTGATGAAGTAGGCCGTGGTCCATTAGCTGGTCCTGTAGTAGCTGCTGCAGTTATTTTAAAAGAAGATTTTTATTTGCCAGGACTTACAGATTCAAAAAAATTATCTCCAGCTAAAAGAGAAACGTTCTATGAATATATTATAGATAATGCGCTTGCTTATGGTATAGGGGTAGTACCAGCGAAAGAAATCGACACTGTAAATATATACGAGGCAACTAAAATAGCAATGATTAAAGCGATAAAAGAACTTCCAATAGAGCCAGAACATTTGTTAATAGATGCGATGAAATTACCAATAGGTATTTCTCAAACTTCCATCATTAAAGGAGACGCAACGAGTATATCAATTGCTGCTAGCTCTGTGCTTGCTAAAGAAACAAGAGACCGCTATATGAAGAATCTTGGAGAAACGCACCCTTCATACGGTTTTGAAAATCATATGGGATATGGTACGAAAGAGCATCTTGAAGCGATAGAAACACA
- the ylqF gene encoding ribosome biogenesis GTPase YlqF encodes MTIQWFPGHMAKARREVTEKLKLIDIVYELVDARLPISSRNPMIDEIIKQKPRIILLNKADLADPADTQKWIQYFQETTENTRAIAIDSFQGKGINKIQSLSKELLQEKFDKMIARGIRPRAIRALIVGIPNVGKSTLINRLAKKNIAKTGDRPGVTKAQQWVKVGKELELLDTPGILWPKFEDQEVGLKLATTGAIKDTIINLQEVTVFALRFLGTYYPERLKERYGLSEIHEDVVELFDTIGEKRGCKMAGGYIDYDKVAELVIREIRQEKLGRITFDKDFSA; translated from the coding sequence ATGACTATTCAATGGTTTCCTGGTCATATGGCGAAAGCTCGTAGGGAAGTTACTGAAAAATTAAAGCTAATTGACATCGTTTATGAACTTGTAGATGCTAGATTACCTATTTCTTCAAGGAACCCAATGATTGATGAAATCATTAAGCAAAAACCTCGAATTATTTTATTAAATAAAGCTGATCTGGCAGATCCAGCTGATACACAAAAATGGATTCAATATTTTCAAGAAACTACTGAAAATACTAGAGCTATAGCAATTGATTCTTTTCAAGGAAAAGGAATTAATAAAATACAATCATTATCAAAAGAATTGTTACAGGAAAAGTTCGATAAAATGATAGCCAGAGGGATTCGTCCTAGAGCTATTAGAGCTTTAATTGTCGGAATTCCAAATGTTGGTAAATCCACTTTAATTAATAGATTAGCGAAAAAGAATATTGCTAAAACTGGAGATCGACCTGGTGTAACGAAAGCACAACAGTGGGTTAAAGTTGGTAAAGAACTAGAATTGTTAGACACTCCAGGTATTTTATGGCCGAAATTTGAAGATCAAGAAGTAGGATTGAAACTTGCTACAACTGGAGCCATTAAAGACACAATTATCAACCTTCAAGAGGTAACTGTATTTGCCTTAAGGTTTTTAGGAACCTATTATCCTGAACGTTTAAAAGAAAGATATGGACTATCTGAAATTCACGAAGACGTTGTAGAACTTTTTGATACTATAGGTGAAAAAAGAGGTTGCAAAATGGCTGGTGGCTATATCGATTATGATAAAGTAGCAGAATTAGTAATTAGAGAAATAAGACAAGAAAAGTTAGGTAGAATAACGTTTGATAAAGACTTTTCAGCATAA
- the lepB gene encoding signal peptidase I, whose translation MTKSKNELFEWIKALAIAIVLAAVIRYFFFAPIVVDGDSMMPTLHNQDRMIVNKIGYMIGKPDRFDIVVFHATVDKDYIKRVIGLPGDEVEYKNDVLYINGDPYEEPYLDEFKAEIPNGPLTENFTLEDIIGQKTVPEGHIFVLGDNRRFSRDGRHIGTVAMDQVLGKTKVVYWPPSDMRIVH comes from the coding sequence ATGACAAAATCTAAAAACGAGCTCTTTGAATGGATAAAGGCATTAGCGATTGCAATTGTATTAGCAGCTGTCATTCGTTATTTCTTTTTTGCCCCTATAGTTGTAGACGGAGATTCCATGATGCCGACATTACACAATCAAGATAGAATGATTGTAAATAAAATTGGCTATATGATAGGTAAACCTGATAGATTTGACATCGTTGTTTTCCATGCAACAGTAGATAAAGATTATATTAAACGTGTAATCGGTCTTCCAGGGGATGAAGTGGAATATAAAAATGACGTCTTATATATTAATGGTGATCCATACGAAGAGCCATACTTAGATGAATTTAAAGCTGAAATACCTAATGGTCCTTTAACAGAAAACTTTACGTTAGAGGATATAATTGGCCAAAAAACGGTGCCAGAAGGACATATTTTTGTATTAGGTGACAATAGAAGATTCAGCAGAGACGGAAGACACATTGGAACAGTCGCAATGGACCAAGTGCTTGGCAAAACAAAAGTAGTTTATTGGCCTCCATCTGATATGAGAATTGTCCATTAA
- the rplS gene encoding 50S ribosomal protein L19: protein MQKLIQEITQAQLKSDLPTFKAGDTVRVHVKVVEGTRERIQLFEGVVIKRRGGGISETFTVRKISYGVGVERAFPVHSPKIEQIDVIRRGKVRRAKLYYLRALRGKKARIKEIR, encoded by the coding sequence ATGCAAAAATTAATCCAAGAGATTACACAAGCACAACTTAAATCAGACCTTCCTACATTTAAAGCTGGTGACACTGTACGTGTACACGTTAAGGTTGTAGAGGGTACGCGTGAGCGTATTCAGTTATTCGAAGGTGTAGTAATTAAACGTCGTGGTGGCGGAATTAGCGAAACTTTCACAGTTCGTAAGATTTCTTACGGTGTTGGTGTTGAGCGTGCATTCCCTGTACATTCACCAAAAATCGAACAAATCGATGTTATCCGTCGCGGTAAAGTACGTCGTGCGAAACTTTACTACTTACGTGCATTACGCGGTAAGAAAGCTCGTATTAAAGAAATTCGATAA
- the trmD gene encoding tRNA (guanosine(37)-N1)-methyltransferase TrmD has translation MKIDVLTLFPEMFTGVLNTSILKKAAEKEVVTYRVENFRDYSTNKHSNVDDYPYGGGAGMVLTPQPIFDAVDKLTSESKPRVILMCPQGERFNQRKAEELSREKHLLFICGHYEGYDERIRESLVTDEISIGDFVLTGGELASMVVIDSVVRLLPGVLGKEASHEQDSFSTGLLEHPHYTRPAEFRGMKVPDVLLSGNHEKIKHWRRKETLRRTWSRRPDLLQEYELTDQEKQWLLEIQNGEK, from the coding sequence ATGAAAATAGACGTATTAACTCTTTTTCCTGAAATGTTTACGGGAGTATTAAATACTTCCATATTAAAAAAAGCAGCTGAGAAAGAAGTTGTCACTTATCGCGTCGAAAATTTTAGGGATTATTCTACAAATAAACATAGTAATGTTGATGATTATCCTTATGGTGGAGGTGCTGGTATGGTTTTAACTCCACAACCAATCTTTGACGCTGTAGATAAGCTTACAAGTGAGTCAAAGCCTCGAGTAATCTTAATGTGCCCGCAAGGAGAAAGATTCAACCAGCGTAAAGCAGAGGAGCTCTCGCGGGAAAAACATTTATTGTTTATTTGTGGACATTACGAAGGGTACGATGAAAGAATTAGAGAATCACTAGTTACAGATGAAATCTCAATTGGAGATTTTGTACTAACTGGTGGAGAACTTGCATCTATGGTAGTAATTGATAGTGTTGTGAGACTACTACCAGGAGTTCTAGGAAAAGAAGCCTCTCATGAGCAAGATTCTTTTAGTACTGGCCTTCTTGAGCATCCTCACTACACAAGACCGGCTGAATTTCGTGGAATGAAAGTGCCTGATGTATTGTTATCTGGTAATCATGAGAAAATAAAACATTGGCGCAGGAAAGAAACTCTAAGAAGAACGTGGAGTAGAAGACCGGATTTATTACAAGAATACGAATTAACGGATCAAGAAAAACAATGGTTACTAGAAATACAAAATGGCGAGAAGTAA
- the rimM gene encoding ribosome maturation factor RimM (Essential for efficient processing of 16S rRNA) encodes MTEWFNVGKIVNTHGIKGEVRIVSRTDFADERYKPGNTLFLFMNENDQPIPLEVESRRVHKTFDLLKFVGKDNVNEVEQYKGAIVKVPATQLEDLNEGEFYFHEIIGCKVINLETNDDIGVIKEILTPGANDVWVIKGSKGKEILIPYIDQIVKEVNIADKVIYIEPMEGLL; translated from the coding sequence ATGACAGAATGGTTTAACGTTGGAAAGATTGTAAACACGCACGGTATTAAAGGGGAAGTCCGAATTGTATCTAGAACTGATTTTGCTGATGAGCGATATAAGCCAGGCAATACACTTTTCCTTTTCATGAATGAAAACGATCAGCCAATTCCACTAGAAGTAGAATCAAGAAGAGTACATAAAACATTTGATTTACTTAAGTTTGTTGGTAAGGATAATGTTAACGAAGTCGAACAATATAAAGGGGCAATTGTGAAAGTCCCAGCAACTCAATTAGAAGACCTAAATGAAGGAGAATTTTACTTTCATGAAATAATCGGATGTAAAGTCATCAATTTAGAAACGAATGACGATATAGGTGTTATAAAAGAAATATTAACACCAGGTGCAAACGATGTATGGGTTATAAAAGGGAGTAAAGGAAAAGAAATTTTAATTCCTTATATAGATCAAATTGTAAAAGAAGTAAACATTGCAGATAAAGTTATATACATCGAGCCGATGGAAGGACTTCTATAA
- a CDS encoding KH domain-containing protein — MTKLVETIVTALVDHPEQVVVTEVEANNVTTYQLTVHPDDLGKVIGKQGRIAKAIRTVLFAAASHDNKRVQLEIKE, encoded by the coding sequence ATGACAAAACTAGTTGAAACGATTGTAACGGCGTTAGTAGATCATCCAGAACAAGTTGTTGTTACAGAAGTAGAAGCAAATAATGTAACTACGTATCAACTAACTGTGCACCCAGATGATTTAGGAAAAGTGATTGGTAAGCAAGGGAGAATCGCTAAAGCAATTAGAACGGTTCTTTTCGCAGCTGCCTCACACGATAATAAACGTGTACAACTAGAAATTAAGGAGTAG
- the rpsP gene encoding 30S ribosomal protein S16, whose protein sequence is MAVKIRLKRMGSRKSPFYRIVVADSRSPRDGRFIETVGTYNPVTQPAEVKINEELALKWLQDGAKPSDTVRNLFSNEGIMEKFHNAKFSK, encoded by the coding sequence ATGGCAGTTAAAATTCGTTTAAAACGTATGGGTAGCAGAAAATCCCCATTCTATCGTATTGTTGTAGCAGATTCTCGTTCTCCTCGTGATGGACGTTTCATTGAAACAGTTGGAACTTACAATCCTGTAACTCAACCAGCTGAAGTAAAAATCAATGAAGAGTTAGCATTAAAATGGTTACAAGATGGAGCAAAACCATCTGACACAGTTCGTAACCTTTTCTCGAACGAAGGCATTATGGAAAAATTCCACAACGCTAAATTCAGCAAGTAA
- the ffh gene encoding signal recognition particle protein, giving the protein MAFEGLADRLQNTIQKIRGKGKVTEQDVKEMMREVRLALLEADVNFKVVKDFVKRVSERAVGQEVMKSLTPGQQVIKVVKEELTNLMGGEQSKIAVSNRPPTVIMMVGLQGAGKTTTTGKLANLLRKKNNKKPMLVAADIYRPAAIKQLETLGKQLNMPVFSLGDQVSPVEIAKKAIEKAKEEHHDYVLIDTAGRLHVDEALMDELKQVKEISKPDEIFLVVDAMTGQDAVNVAESFNEQLGLTGVVLTKLDGDTRGGAALSVKAVTNTPIKFVGLGEKLDAIEPFHPERMASRILGMGDVLTLIEKAQDNVDEEKAKELEQKLRTASFTFDDFLEQLGQVRKMGPLDEILGMIPGANKMKGLKNVQVDDKQIGHVEAIIRSMTKKEKEQPDIINASRKKRIAKGSGRPIQEVNRLLKQFEEMKKMMKQMTSMTKGKGKKGGFKLPFM; this is encoded by the coding sequence ATGGCATTTGAAGGTTTAGCCGACCGTTTGCAAAACACCATTCAAAAAATTCGCGGTAAAGGTAAAGTAACAGAACAAGACGTAAAAGAAATGATGCGTGAAGTTCGATTAGCTTTACTAGAAGCAGATGTTAACTTTAAAGTCGTAAAAGACTTCGTAAAACGAGTTAGTGAACGTGCTGTTGGACAAGAAGTAATGAAAAGCTTAACTCCAGGTCAGCAAGTAATTAAAGTCGTAAAAGAAGAACTAACGAACTTAATGGGTGGAGAGCAAAGTAAAATTGCTGTAAGTAACCGACCACCAACGGTCATAATGATGGTTGGTTTACAAGGCGCTGGTAAAACAACGACGACAGGTAAGCTTGCTAATTTATTGCGAAAAAAGAACAATAAAAAGCCTATGCTTGTTGCTGCTGATATTTATCGTCCTGCAGCAATTAAACAGCTTGAAACATTAGGTAAACAGTTAAACATGCCTGTTTTTTCACTTGGTGATCAAGTTAGTCCTGTTGAAATTGCTAAAAAAGCAATTGAAAAGGCAAAAGAAGAGCACCATGACTATGTTTTAATTGATACTGCGGGTCGATTACATGTTGACGAAGCATTAATGGATGAATTGAAACAAGTTAAAGAGATCTCCAAACCTGATGAAATCTTTCTAGTTGTTGATGCAATGACTGGACAAGATGCAGTTAATGTTGCTGAGAGCTTTAACGAACAACTTGGCTTAACAGGGGTTGTCTTAACAAAATTAGACGGAGATACTCGAGGTGGAGCTGCTTTATCTGTAAAAGCAGTAACAAACACACCAATCAAATTTGTAGGTTTAGGAGAAAAGCTTGATGCAATAGAGCCGTTTCATCCTGAACGTATGGCGTCAAGAATCCTTGGTATGGGCGATGTTTTAACTCTTATTGAAAAAGCGCAAGACAATGTAGATGAAGAAAAAGCAAAAGAGTTAGAACAAAAACTTCGTACAGCGAGCTTTACATTTGATGACTTTTTGGAGCAACTAGGACAAGTACGAAAAATGGGTCCTTTGGACGAAATTTTAGGCATGATACCTGGTGCAAACAAAATGAAAGGCTTAAAAAACGTTCAAGTCGATGATAAACAAATCGGTCATGTCGAAGCTATCATTCGATCTATGACGAAAAAAGAAAAAGAACAGCCTGATATCATTAATGCGAGCCGTAAAAAAAGGATAGCAAAAGGTAGCGGTCGACCAATTCAAGAAGTAAACCGTTTACTAAAGCAATTTGAAGAAATGAAAAAAATGATGAAACAAATGACAAGTATGACAAAAGGTAAAGGGAAGAAAGGTGGATTTAAACTTCCTTTTATGTAA
- a CDS encoding putative DNA-binding protein: MLEKTTRMNYLYDFYQSLLTPKQRNYMSLYYLDDYSLGEIAEEYNISRQAVYDNIKRTELMLEEYELKLLLFQKFQERQQLLSKMKQLMMEKENAPTNDIVLLVEALEKLD; the protein is encoded by the coding sequence ATGCTGGAAAAAACGACGAGAATGAACTATCTTTATGATTTTTATCAATCGTTGTTAACTCCAAAACAAAGAAACTATATGTCTTTGTATTATTTGGATGATTACTCCCTTGGTGAAATAGCAGAGGAATACAACATAAGTCGTCAAGCTGTTTACGACAACATTAAACGTACGGAACTAATGCTTGAAGAATATGAACTAAAACTTTTGTTATTTCAAAAGTTTCAAGAGCGTCAGCAACTTTTGTCAAAGATGAAACAATTAATGATGGAAAAAGAAAATGCTCCTACTAATGATATAGTACTGTTAGTAGAGGCGCTTGAGAAATTAGATTAG
- the ftsY gene encoding signal recognition particle-docking protein FtsY: MSFLKKLKEKITTQTESVTEKFKEGLTKTRESFSGKVNDLVARYRKVDEDFFEELEEILIGADVGVNTVMELIDELKMEVKRRNIQDTKDVQSVISEKLVEIYESAGETNPSLNIQSEGLTVILVVGVNGVGKTTSIGKLANRLKQEGKEVLLAAGDTFRAGAIEQLEVWGERVGVDVIKQSSGSDPAAVMYDAIQAAKARKVDVLLCDTAGRLQNKVNLMKELEKVKKVIEREVPGAPHEVLLVLDGTTGQNALSQAKIFSEATNVTGIVLTKLDGTAKGGIVLAIRNDLRIPVKFVGLGEKVDDLQAFDANQYVYGLFAGLVEKEEAEEV; encoded by the coding sequence ATGAGCTTTTTAAAAAAATTAAAAGAGAAAATTACAACACAAACAGAATCTGTAACAGAAAAGTTTAAAGAAGGTTTAACAAAAACAAGGGAATCGTTTTCTGGTAAAGTAAACGACTTAGTAGCAAGGTACCGTAAAGTAGATGAGGATTTCTTTGAAGAATTAGAAGAAATATTAATTGGTGCCGACGTTGGCGTAAATACAGTTATGGAATTAATTGATGAGTTAAAGATGGAAGTAAAGCGTCGTAATATCCAGGATACAAAAGACGTGCAAAGTGTTATCTCTGAAAAATTAGTAGAAATTTATGAATCTGCTGGTGAAACGAATCCGAGCCTTAACATCCAATCAGAAGGTTTAACAGTTATTCTTGTTGTTGGTGTAAATGGAGTAGGGAAAACGACTTCGATTGGAAAACTTGCTAATCGTTTAAAACAAGAAGGTAAAGAGGTACTATTAGCAGCTGGAGACACGTTCCGTGCAGGAGCAATCGAGCAATTAGAGGTGTGGGGAGAACGTGTCGGTGTCGACGTTATTAAACAATCTTCAGGCTCTGATCCAGCTGCAGTTATGTATGACGCAATTCAAGCAGCTAAAGCAAGAAAAGTCGACGTATTATTATGTGATACTGCAGGAAGATTACAAAATAAAGTCAACTTAATGAAAGAGCTAGAAAAAGTAAAAAAAGTAATTGAACGAGAAGTACCAGGGGCTCCACATGAAGTTTTATTAGTGTTAGATGGAACAACTGGCCAAAATGCGCTTAGCCAAGCTAAAATTTTCTCTGAGGCAACAAACGTAACTGGTATCGTCTTAACGAAATTAGACGGAACGGCAAAAGGTGGAATTGTCTTAGCGATTCGTAACGATTTACGAATCCCTGTTAAATTCGTAGGCCTAGGTGAAAAGGTAGACGATCTACAAGCCTTCGACGCAAACCAATACGTCTACGGCTTATTCGCTGGCTTAGTAGAAAAAGAAGAAGCAGAAGAAGTGTAA
- the smc gene encoding chromosome segregation protein SMC, whose translation MYLKRLEVLGFKSFAERIKVDFVPGVTAVVGPNGSGKSNITDSIRWVLGEQSAKSLRGTKMEDIIFAGSESRKPLNIAEVTLTLDNSNRILPIDYMEVSVTRRVYRSGESDFLINNQSCRLKDIVDLFMDSGLGKEAFSIISQGKVEEILSSKAEERRSIFEEAAGVLKYKTRKKKAEHKLFETQENLNRVSDILHELESQVEPLQIQASIAKDFLEKKEELEKIEVGVTVFEIEELHTKWEQLSDRVKTNTEKEVDLSSSIQHKEADLEKLKNNVQALDESINYLQDALLIASSELEKLEGRKEVLKERKKNASQNRAQLEKSVVELDNIIADLKENLTKDSSILKDWQQTLKVLELDLTSKLELHDTFNQNMEETIEQLKSDYIELLNKQASIRNELTYLNQQTKQEEVKTKRLEEVNEKYIIERQSLSKKKSETLKQNMELETKINSTVDSYRKSVSQLHTLQNTLQKKEKLLYDAFKFLQQTKSRKEMLEAMQGDFAGFFQGVKEILKARDEQRLFGIKGAVVEIIQVKQDYETAIEIALGSSTQHIVVSEEQDARNAIHYLKKNGFGRATFLPMTVMKERSIPDYHHKQLQGDDAFVGMASELVHFDQNYQNIILYLLGNVIVAKDLKGANRLASIVQHRYRIVTLDGDVVNPGGSMTGGAVKQKNNSLLSRTRELEFATIKLAEIEEQASLMEEQVKVLKSKLKDEEMEVAAIKEQGETLRYEEQQVRALLKEIELEEKNINEHLSLYDYEKEQFTTAKASNIARESELNKQLAELTIEIEGLDKEILHLTNQKKEQHVTKETLQSEITNLKVDAASHKERIQNQKHKVLQQKQQLEEAENKFIEIQEDLSLLNSEMTDSYSGEKQLEFAAQEKLQDKNETIQLISSRREERLRLHEKLEAQELELKELKRQYKTLTQILKDEEVQLNRLDVELDNRLMHLREEYMLTFEAAKEQFPLLDDIEISRKRLKLIKMAMEELGTVNIAAIDEYERVSERYYFLKEQKEDLLEAKDTLYQVISEMDEEMTKRFEITFTNIRSHFNDVFHSLFGGGRADLVLTNPEDMLNTGVEIVAQPPGKKLQNLGLLSGGERALTAIALLFSILKVRPVPFCILDEVEAALDEANVHRFANYLKHYSKETQFIVITHRKGTMEQCDVLYGVTMQESGVSKLVSVRLEETKELVT comes from the coding sequence ATGTACCTCAAACGATTAGAAGTTTTAGGTTTTAAGTCGTTTGCAGAAAGAATTAAAGTAGACTTCGTGCCTGGTGTTACAGCTGTTGTAGGACCTAACGGAAGTGGAAAAAGTAATATTACCGATTCCATTCGCTGGGTTTTAGGCGAGCAGTCAGCTAAATCACTACGTGGTACTAAAATGGAAGATATTATTTTTGCTGGTAGTGAATCGCGTAAACCATTAAATATTGCTGAAGTAACCTTAACATTAGATAATAGCAACCGTATTTTACCCATTGATTATATGGAAGTAAGCGTCACAAGAAGAGTATATCGATCTGGTGAGAGTGATTTTTTAATAAATAATCAGTCTTGTCGTTTAAAAGATATTGTAGATTTATTTATGGATTCTGGCTTAGGAAAAGAAGCTTTTTCAATTATCAGCCAAGGTAAAGTAGAAGAGATCTTAAGTAGTAAGGCGGAAGAACGAAGAAGTATATTTGAAGAAGCGGCTGGCGTACTAAAATACAAGACTAGAAAGAAAAAAGCGGAACATAAGCTTTTTGAAACACAAGAGAATTTGAATCGTGTTTCCGATATTTTACATGAATTAGAATCTCAAGTAGAACCGTTACAAATTCAAGCTTCTATCGCTAAAGACTTTTTAGAAAAAAAAGAAGAACTAGAAAAAATAGAAGTAGGCGTGACAGTATTTGAAATTGAAGAATTACACACTAAATGGGAACAACTTTCTGATCGTGTCAAAACGAATACGGAAAAGGAAGTAGACCTCTCTTCTTCCATACAACATAAAGAAGCCGATTTGGAAAAGTTGAAAAACAATGTACAAGCTTTAGATGAATCTATTAACTATTTACAAGATGCCCTTTTGATTGCTAGTTCTGAATTAGAAAAATTAGAAGGTAGAAAAGAAGTATTAAAAGAAAGAAAAAAGAATGCATCACAAAATAGAGCACAATTAGAAAAATCTGTTGTGGAATTAGACAATATAATTGCAGATTTAAAAGAGAATCTTACAAAAGATAGTTCAATATTAAAAGATTGGCAACAAACATTGAAAGTACTAGAGTTGGATCTAACAAGTAAACTCGAATTGCATGATACGTTCAATCAAAACATGGAAGAAACCATTGAACAACTAAAAAGTGATTATATTGAGCTTTTAAACAAACAAGCATCCATTCGAAATGAGTTAACGTATTTAAATCAACAAACGAAACAAGAAGAGGTAAAGACAAAGCGTCTAGAAGAAGTAAATGAAAAATATATTATAGAACGCCAGTCGCTCTCAAAGAAAAAAAGCGAAACATTAAAACAAAATATGGAACTTGAAACGAAAATTAATAGTACCGTTGATAGCTATCGAAAAAGCGTATCTCAATTACACACCTTACAAAACACGCTTCAAAAGAAAGAAAAATTATTGTATGATGCGTTTAAATTTTTACAACAAACAAAATCTCGTAAAGAAATGCTTGAAGCGATGCAAGGAGACTTTGCAGGCTTTTTCCAAGGAGTTAAAGAGATTTTAAAGGCTAGAGACGAACAAAGGCTTTTTGGTATTAAAGGAGCCGTTGTTGAGATAATTCAAGTGAAACAAGACTATGAAACAGCGATTGAAATTGCTCTCGGTAGTTCTACGCAACATATTGTTGTTTCAGAAGAACAGGATGCTAGAAATGCGATTCATTACTTAAAGAAAAATGGTTTTGGTAGGGCAACTTTTTTACCAATGACTGTAATGAAAGAACGTTCCATTCCTGATTATCATCATAAACAATTACAAGGGGATGATGCATTTGTAGGAATGGCATCAGAGTTAGTTCATTTTGATCAAAACTATCAAAATATCATTCTATATCTTCTAGGGAATGTAATTGTTGCAAAAGACTTAAAAGGTGCGAATAGGTTAGCGTCTATTGTTCAGCATCGTTACCGAATCGTAACGTTAGATGGTGATGTTGTTAATCCAGGAGGTTCCATGACTGGTGGAGCTGTGAAACAAAAAAATAATTCATTGTTAAGTCGCACAAGAGAATTAGAATTCGCTACAATTAAATTAGCAGAAATTGAAGAGCAAGCATCTTTAATGGAAGAGCAAGTAAAAGTGCTGAAAAGTAAATTGAAAGATGAAGAAATGGAAGTTGCTGCAATTAAAGAGCAAGGGGAAACATTACGCTATGAGGAACAGCAAGTTAGAGCGCTACTAAAAGAAATTGAACTAGAAGAGAAAAATATTAATGAACACCTTTCACTCTATGACTATGAAAAAGAGCAGTTTACAACAGCTAAAGCAAGTAATATTGCACGTGAAAGCGAATTGAATAAGCAATTAGCTGAGTTAACGATCGAGATAGAAGGGTTAGATAAAGAAATCCTTCATCTCACAAATCAAAAGAAAGAACAGCATGTAACGAAGGAAACGTTACAATCAGAGATTACTAACCTTAAAGTTGATGCAGCTAGCCATAAAGAACGAATTCAGAACCAAAAACATAAAGTACTTCAACAAAAGCAACAATTAGAAGAAGCAGAAAATAAATTTATTGAGATTCAAGAAGATTTATCTCTGTTAAATAGTGAAATGACGGATAGTTATTCTGGAGAAAAGCAATTAGAGTTTGCTGCACAAGAAAAATTACAAGATAAAAATGAAACAATTCAACTTATTTCTTCTAGAAGAGAAGAGAGGTTAAGACTACACGAAAAACTAGAAGCACAAGAGCTGGAATTAAAAGAACTAAAAAGACAATATAAGACTCTAACGCAAATCTTAAAAGATGAAGAAGTCCAATTGAATCGCCTAGATGTTGAACTTGATAATAGACTAATGCATTTAAGGGAAGAATATATGTTAACGTTTGAAGCGGCTAAAGAGCAATTTCCGCTACTAGATGACATCGAAATATCAAGAAAAAGACTAAAGCTAATCAAAATGGCGATGGAGGAACTCGGTACAGTAAACATAGCAGCAATTGATGAATATGAGCGTGTTTCGGAGCGTTATTATTTCCTAAAAGAGCAAAAAGAAGACTTACTTGAAGCCAAAGATACGTTATATCAAGTTATCAGTGAAATGGATGAAGAAATGACGAAGAGATTTGAAATAACCTTTACGAACATTCGATCTCACTTTAATGATGTGTTCCACTCCTTGTTTGGAGGAGGACGAGCTGACTTAGTATTAACGAACCCTGAAGATATGCTAAACACCGGGGTAGAAATTGTAGCACAACCACCTGGGAAGAAACTTCAAAATTTAGGGTTATTATCAGGTGGAGAAAGAGCTCTAACAGCAATTGCTCTATTGTTTAGTATCCTAAAAGTTAGACCAGTACCATTCTGTATATTAGATGAAGTGGAAGCTGCTTTGGATGAGGCGAATGTTCATCGTTTTGCAAACTATTTAAAGCACTATAGTAAAGAAACACAGTTTATTGTCATAACACATCGTAAAGGTACAATGGAACAATGTGATGTACTATATGGTGTAACGATGCAAGAATCTGGAGTTTCTAAACTTGTATCTGTTAGACTGGAAGAAACGAAAGAACTAGTAACATAG